CAGCTTCGTGGATGCTGGGAATGCCTACAAAAAAGCGGATCCGCAAGGTAAGGCAGCGGAATCCGGCAGCGGAATCCGGGATTGTTCCCAGTGGTTGAACGCTCAGTGGTGGCGGAGGtgcattcctgcttttccaggagaTTTGGGATGGTGCAGGAGGGTCAGCACCATCCTTGGTGTTTGTTGGGATTGGGGATGCTGCGGGGCGTTGGGAATTCCGGCAGCTTCCGTCCTGGTTTGGCTTGGCTTTAGGGAAGGGCTTCCTGAGGAATGGCTCCAGGCAGTCCCTGGGCTGGATCCCGGTGGGATCCCTGCCGTGTCCCCGAGGCTTTCCCCAGTCCTGGCCTTTGCTGGGATGACAATCGAGGATCTGGGATTCTTTCAAGctggttgggatttttgggaaagCCTCCAATCCCATTTTCCCTAGACAGGTCTGGAAGCGAATCCCCCACCTCCCACCAGCACTATCCCAGGAGACACGGGAACAAACTCAGGGTGGATAAAACCCagaattccctggaaaacagcagcGTTGTGGAGTTGATCCCTTGAattttgctgtgctgggggaggcagaggcCAAACTCAGGGTTGGGTCATCCCGGTGTTTGCTCCCTTTGGGAATTGCTGGGGGCGCTGGGACCGAGGTCACTGCAGCCACCCTGCTGAGTcggtgtccctggagcagctgcagggaacGGGGTTGGGAGCGGGCTGAGGCTGACGCTGTTGTCTCTCACGCACGCTGCAGAGGCCATCAACTGCTTAAACGCAGCCATCGATATCTACACGGACATGGTAAGGGCCCGCTCCCGGGAACCCGCGCGGCCTCCCGGGAACGCCGCGCCTCACCCCGCCTCCCTCCCGTCCCCAGGGCCGCTTCACCATCGCCGCCAAGCACCACATCACCATCGCCGAGATCTACGAGGCCGAGCTGGTGGACATCGAGAAGGTGAGGGGACGTCGGGGACGTCATCCCTGCTGACGTCATCAGTGACATCATTGGAGGCCCCGGCACGGCTTTCCCAGAAAGCcttggctgccccatctctggaagtttccaagctggagcagcctgggatagtggaaggtgttccccCAGTGGAACTGGATcttccctcccaacccaaaccatcctgggatttcCTTGCTCTCAGTAATCCCCATCTCCGGGAATTCCCAGTGTAGGTGCAATCCAGGCCTGACTTGGAGTCAGTGCTTTTCCCAGCATGGAGCATTCCCAGCCTTTTGGTGTGTCCCTGTGCCGAACGCTCCGGTGAGAGCCCACCTCGGTGTCCCTATTGGAAGAGCGCTTTGGGAATGTCATGGAGCCGTTTTCTGTCCCTCTTCATTTCCCACGTCCGCAGTGATTCCCTCATTCCCATTTCCAGGCTCCCTGGGCAGGAATCCCACTGCAGATCTCCTGCTGGAGTTTTGCAGGATAAAAGCGGGTGGGGTTTAGGGATGATTTTCCAGGCAAGGATTCCCTTCCTCGGCTCCGCTCCGTTGGATCCCATCGCTCTCCCCGCATGtcagtgctgctccctggggtgCTCTATCCCGGCATTTCTGATCCCACGTTTCTGTCCCCAGGCCATCGCGCACTACGAGCAGGCCGCGGATTATTACAAGGGAGAGGAATCCAACAGGCAAGTCCTTGGGATCGGCGGGAAGGGCCGGAGCAGGGATGCATCCCACAACCACCACACTTCTAATTCAGCCTATTCCGAGAGAATTCCTCTAAATCCCAGCTGTGGCTTCCCGCTTTTCTCTCGGGGAAGGGGTGCTGGGTGGTGCTGGGGCACGGGCTGGTGAATTCCCAGGATTCAGGGCCTGATTTTCGGGATGCGGTTGCAGCTCAGCCAACAAGTGTCTGCTGAAGGTGGCGGCGTACGCGGCGCAGCTGGAGCAGTACCAGAAAGCCATCGAGATCTACGAGCAGGTCAGGAGCCAGATCCCATGGGAACAGCCATGGGCATAGGCAAATCCCAAGGAAAAGGGCACGCGGGGGGTTGGCAAAACTGCTGGAATCAGGGAGCtgcttaggttggaaaagctctcTGAGGTCCGAGTCCCGCTGTTCCCCTGGCACGGCcaagtgtccccaagtgccacatctgtgATTTCCGGTGTTTCCAAGAAAAGGAATGTATTTCCAGCTCCCTTTGGCAGAAAATTCCCTGCTGGATCTATCAGCTCTGCCTTTTGTGGGATATTTACCTGGGAATACCGGCAGTGCTTGCAGGGGGTTCATGCCGGAGCAGCTTTTTCCCAAATGgatttgttttcccatttccttgtCAACCAGGGATCAGCCCAGTGGCATCTGACTTCCCTTGGGATGAGCTCGAAACCTCCCTGCTTCCCAACAGCCTTTTGGCATTTTTTCCATGCCTTTTATTCCCAGCCCCGTGGCTCAGGGTGGAATTGGAATTGGTTTGATCCAGGCTTTCCTTTCCTGCCCCTTTTTTCCAcggtttttttctccaggtgGGAACAAACACCATGGATAACCCTCTGCTCAAGTACAGCGCCAAGGAATATTTCTTCAAAGCCGCCCTGTGCCACTTCATCGTGGATGAGCTGAATGCCAAGGTCAGTtatcccagaattcccaagcCCTCCCCACcagcctgctgggagcagctcggTGGGCTCGGAACCGTTATCCCCAGAGCCCCTGATCCCTCCTCAGCAGTGGCTGGAGTTCTTGATGTGCCACTGGCACGTGGTGGATACTTCCCGGAGTTTGAGGATGGGAAGGCAAATCCTGGGAGAAAACCCGGGAATGGTACGTGAAGggatctcttctctcttccagcTTGCGCTGgagaaatatgaagaaatgtTCCCGGCGTTCACAGATTCCCGGGAATGCAAGCTATTGAAAGTGAGTAACCAGGGGGCTTTCCCACTTTTCTGGGGCTTTTCTCCTCTATCCCAATCTTTTAGAGGACATTGGCCTCACTTTTCCCTGGGTTTGGCCCAGCGCCATGTTTGTGGTGGGTGTTTTCC
The DNA window shown above is from Corvus hawaiiensis isolate bCorHaw1 chromosome 3, bCorHaw1.pri.cur, whole genome shotgun sequence and carries:
- the NAPB gene encoding beta-soluble NSF attachment protein isoform X1 — translated: MDSAGKEREAVQLMAEAEKRVKGSHSFLRGLFGGNTRVEEACEMYTRAANMFKIAKNWSAAGNAFCQAAKLHMQLQSKHDSATSFVDAGNAYKKADPQEAINCLNAAIDIYTDMGRFTIAAKHHITIAEIYEAELVDIEKAIAHYEQAADYYKGEESNSSANKCLLKVAAYAAQLEQYQKAIEIYEQVGTNTMDNPLLKYSAKEYFFKAALCHFIVDELNAKLALEKYEEMFPAFTDSRECKLLKKLLEAHEEQNSEAYTEAVKEFDSISRLDQWLTTMLLRIKKTIQGEGDGDLK
- the NAPB gene encoding beta-soluble NSF attachment protein isoform X2, which codes for MTPPPASWMLGMPTKKRIRKGRFTIAAKHHITIAEIYEAELVDIEKAIAHYEQAADYYKGEESNSSANKCLLKVAAYAAQLEQYQKAIEIYEQVGTNTMDNPLLKYSAKEYFFKAALCHFIVDELNAKLALEKYEEMFPAFTDSRECKLLKKLLEAHEEQNSEAYTEAVKEFDSISRLDQWLTTMLLRIKKTIQGEGDGDLK